The sequence ttgaagaagaaataagtgaaagtaaaataaaagaaaaaatatctaattaCGTATGcttatgtaagtgtgtgtgtgtgtgtatgctttcATATGCTTAGGATGGTTTCATAACTTTGCtcttgtgaaaagtgctgcaattaacatacacATGCAGGTGTCTTGTTTGTaccatgatttattttcctttgggtagatatctagtattgggattgctgaatcaaagggtagttctaattttagccctttaagaaatcttcatactgttttccatagaggttgtactaatttatattctcatcaacagtatataagcattcccttttctctgcattctcaccaacatctcttgtttttgactttttaataatagttactattactggtatgagatgatatctcagtgtggttttaatttgcacttctctgatgactagcaatgttgagctttttttatatgtttgtagGTTTTGTAGGCtgattgtatgtcttcttttaaatgtaagacctgaaactataaaaattttagaagaaaacctaggaaaaactcttctgaacattggcctaggcaaagaatttgtgactaagacctcaaaagcaaatgcaacaaaaataaaaatagacaaacagaacttaattaaactaaaaggcttctgcacagtgaagggaataatcaacagagtaaacaaacaacctacagaatgggaaaacatatttgcaaattatgcaccTAATACGGGACTGGTATCCAGAacttacaaggaacttaaacaactcaacaagaaaaacaaataaataaccccattaaaaagtggacaaaggaaatttttgtatttagtatatgcgtgaaatgtttgtattttaaaatgtcaaaagaaaaaaaaattagtacctAACATTATCCTTTCGCACTGTGCCAAGAGTAGACATTCATTATAGTGCTTTTACATCTGTGAACACCCCCACTACATTGTGATCATTTCCTAGATTCCTTAACAGCTGGTAACAACCATGGAAATTAGGTCCTACCAATCAGCAAGACTATGCATGTGGAATTCAGTCTTCTCTGCATGAAACAGAGGAATCTGGTCCTTCTGGAGCATCAGTGATGGATCTAGAAGTACTCTAGGGTTGAGTAATGATGACAGTGATATTTACGCCAACAAGAGACCCTCTGTGTTTCTGCATCTCATTCCTGGCAGAATAATTCAGAGTCTGACTCTCTTTACCTACAGGATAGTGTGTGAGCTATCAaatattatataagaaaaaacagCAGCTTAAATTAGCCAGGGTAGCTTATGTTGTTTGCAACTGAAACCACACCAAGAAAATTCACTTCTCTCAATTACTCACTCCTGATTTTAGTTAcatatgcacacagacacacagaataGAGCCTGATATGGTTTCGTTTtatgtccccacacaaatctcatctcaatTGTAATCTcccatgtcaagggagggacctggaggGAAGTGATTTCATCATGGGGGAACtttcccccacgctgttctcCTGACATATACACTAAGTAAACAGAGCTCTGGTCTATATAACCCTGGGAACCAACCACATCCTCTCTGTACTACTTACCTCCAGACTTCTTTTACTTGagagaaaaattaacttttactTACAtgacaatttttacttttaaaactttgtattGACAGTTTCTAATAGCTAAGTGTGATTCCTGGCTGACTGATATATAATGTACTAGAGAGCCATttattaaaatggtgaattttggAATTGAAAAAGGAACATAAAAACATTTGGAATAAAAGTTAATCATCACCTTTCCACAATGGATGATTAAAGTATTAGGGAAAACGTTAATTAGAAACTGAGTAATTGATAGATCTGACTGACACCACCTCAACTCACTGGACAATAATATAAATAGCATCTCTAAGAGTGGGACAACTAAATATCATGTGTCTCAGGATAtgatgcaataaaaataacatagcAACTTAAGTCAATGGCATGACAAAAAAGTGGGGTCTGCTATGTTATAAAGGGACTGGAAAGACAATAACAAAATACATTGTGTGAACCTTGTTTAGATcctaattttaagaaattacttaaAGATCAATGGAGAAATTTGAACATGGCTTGTGTATTAGATGATATAAAGGAAATACTGATAATTGTGCTAAGTATCATAATGGTATTGTGGgcatggttttttaaaatgtctttattagtCACAGATTATACTAAATACATATGTGGAATATGTACATACATAACTTACACAACATAATAGTTATACAACATCTGGAATTTGCCCTAAAATTTTCcatgaaaactaacaaacaaggAGCTGTAGCTAATTAAAATAAGATTAGCAAAATGTTGATGTTGAAGCTGGATGGTGGCTACATGGAGTACATGGGGGTTCACTGTGCTCTTCTCTTTTATGTATGTTTGAAATGTTCtacaagaaaagaagtttaaaagaaaaggaattcagctttagatttttaaaaacacatatccTTAGATCTTGCAATTTAGGTGCTAAAAGTTTATTACAGGAAAATCCAGATGTAAACAATGTACAGTAAAAGAATAGAATACAACTAAAAATTCCCAAAATAGAATAACAAATCATGTTTAGCCATACGATGAAGCccagaagaataaagaaatagatGCTTGTTAATAGAAAAAGTTGTTCGTGACACAGTGTTCAGTGGAAAACCAGATTACAAACTCCATGATCCAActtgtatgtataaatataaatacacatagaaagaaatttttaaatgtcatacaacaataatataaaaaacaatatttctaGGTTTATTTTGGTAttgctgtattatttttaaatatttatgacatATTTAATAAAGAACTAAtcaaagtttaaataattttgattatttgacatggatggaattggaggctaCTATCCTtcgcaaactaacacaggaacagaaaatcaaataccgtatgtcttcactcataagtgggagctaaattatgaaaacatatggatacatagaggggaacaacacactgaatcctacttgagggtggaggttgggaggagggagaagatcaggaaaaatgattaatgagtactaggcttaatacctgggtgatgaaataatctgtacagtaaacccccatgacacaagtttacctatgtaacaaacctgcacatgtacccttgaacttaaaataaaagttaaaaaattgttgccctatcattttcatttttagtataaCTGCAGAAGAGTTCAAAGAGAATGGTCGAATAAGACAAAGTTACTCCTCTCCAACCCATCCTGGAAGAGTCCCCAATGGAGGTGTCCGAAGTCCAAAATAACATCTTCATTACTCTCCTTCAATCAAGTGTTTCAGTTTGTTTGATACAGAGAATCTTCCGAAGTGCCTGATGCACCTCCTTGTTCCTCATGGTATAGATCACAGGATTGAAGAGAGGGGTGACCACAGTGTAGAGCAGGGAGAAGACCTTGGAGAGGAGCTGGGAATGGACAGCAGAGGGTGCAACATAAAAGATCATGAGCGTTCCATAGAATGTGGTCACTACAGCTAGGTGGGAGGAGCATGTGGAGAAAGCCCTTCTCCTGCTTGCCCCAGCAGGAACTCTCAGCACTGCCACCACAATTCTGGCATAAGATGTCAGAATCAGTCCAAAAGGAATAGTGAGGCAGAACACAGACAGAATGAGAGTTGTCACCTGAGCCACTCTGGGATCCGAGCAAGCCAGGCCCACGAAAAGCATAAAGTCACAGTAAAACTGGTCAATGTGGTTGGGGCCACAGAACCTCAGCTGGGCCACCAGGGCCACAACCAGTCCATCTACCACAAATCCAGAGAGCCAGGTTGTGACCACCAGCCCCATGTACCGTCTGGGCCCCATCAGGAGTGGGTAGTGGAGTGGGTAGCAAATTGCCAGGTAGCGGTCATATGCCATGACAGCCAGCAGTAAGCATTCAGCTGTGGCTAGAGAGCCGAAGATAAAGAACTGGAGCAAGCAACCAGCCACAGAGATAGTTGCTTCTTGCAGGAAGCCCTCCAGCATTTTTGGCATCACTGCGGAGGTGTAGAGAATATCCAGGAAGGACAGATTCGCCAAGAAAATATACATGGGTTTGTGGAGCCTCTGGGAGCTAACCACTGCTACAATAATCAGCATATTCCCTATGATGATGAAGACATAGACAGCAGtgaatacaataaaaaacaagaaatgcagTTCAGGGATGTCATAGAAGCCAAGGAGGACAAATTCAGTAATAGTTTCGTTTCCTGTGGAGACAATTTCCATGTCGATCGTCCAAGTTTCTGCTTGGCAATAATTGGGGGAGAAATTTTAGCATGTCTCTGCATCTTCTATACCAAGCCTAACGTTATTagagctaaaacaaaacaaaacaaaaaagacaaaaatgagtcTCTAAAACAAGACTCGCTCACGCAAGTCTTCAACTATCCCCCTTCTTAGTTGTCATTCCTTCCTCAACTCTCatccttccctgccttccttaATTGTGCATATTCTTTAACGCTCAGAAGAGTTTATCCAAACTCATAATTTTAGTCTTTCAAAGACCTTTACCCCATTAATTCAATCTACTACCTCTTTCGCATAATCACCTCTATCATTCTTATCTGTATAGTCAGCCATAGCCTCCTTCTTGTGCACCAGTATAATATTCTCCAAATGTGTGCTATATAGACATGGCCCACAACTGCAAACTCTTCTATCTTTCTCAATCACAACCAATTCCTCTATGAGTGGTTTGAGAATTCTGTCTAATCCCCATGGTCACTATCTCATTCTTCTCATTATCTCAACCGCCCCTTTCATTCCCCATCTCCTAATCAGTGATACCTTACCAACTGTTCCTCGGATAATTCTTATATATTCTTCACTTATTGCCTTCCTTAAATAGTAGTTTCATCAAGTCATTCAGGAGTTGGTAGTGAAAATGTGGTAAATGGTAATAGGGAAGGAAGTAGGTGCCATGGGAGCAGAGAAGGACCAAACCCAGCCTGGGGTTGTGGGGCAGAAGGTGTGGGATCAAGGTCGGGGAAGGCTTTCTGAAGATAGAAGCAAGTAGGCTAAGTTTTGAGGGCCAATTAAGAGTTGGCCAggaggccgggcttggtggctcacgcctgtaatcccagcactttgggaggctgaggcgggtggatcacgaggtcaggagatcgagaccatcctgactaacacagtgaaactccgtctctactaaaaatacaaaaaaaattagccgggcgtggtggcgggcgcctgtagtcccagctactcgggatgccgaggcagaagaatggcgtgaactcaggaggcggagcttgcagtaagccgatatcgcgccactgcaccccagcctgggcaatagaacgaaactccatctcaaaaaaaaaaaaaaaaaaaaaaaaaaaagagttggccAGGCAAAAGACAGGAAACCAGACCAGGCAGGGCATCCCTGGCAGGAAAGCATATGCAAAAGCAAAGAGTTGTAATTGAGCATGACACTTCTAAATATCTGAAAATGGCTCTGTCATACCTGCTGGAAGGTTTTCATATGCTATTCAAAGCAATATGTGTTTATTAACTGAAGACAATGAGAGAGAATACAGGGAATGATTAGAAACAGTTGAGAAAGGTAGAGAAAAAAAGCAgatatcatataaataaatataaatacataatactaACAGTGTTACTTTCTAGAATATGGGATTAATAaacatacattatatttattatcaCAAAAAATGTAAGTTATCTTTAATACAAATAGTCTAGAACATCAGTTTCCTAAGAGGTGAAAAACTGGATGCCTCAGGGACCACAGTGCTGGGAGCCTTCACGGCacactgttttgtagttttgcCTAAGACCAAATCTGCCTTTTGAATGGAATCCCATTTTCCATACCTCTGCTCATTGCTAACGTTAAATCCTCGAAGACCCAGCTTAAGAACTTATCTCTACCAAGAATCCCCCTTGACTAATAGAgccctttatttctctcccaATCATGTACTAAGGATCTAGTGTATAGAAGATATTACATCTGTTTCTGAGGATAGTGGGCCAAACAAAACTGGTCCATACTCTTAAGGAGTTTACACTCTTGTGTGACAGATGGACATATCAACAGAAAATTGCAATACGCCAAAAGACAGTTAATGAATTCAACCTGAAAGAAATAGTACTAGGAGGAAGTGATGCTGAACTGATGAGTGATTGCagtggaaaatggaaagaatggaGGTGAGGGCATTTTAGGTAAAAGGAAAACCATGAGTACACACTGAGGCAAGAAACAACATTGGAtgtgaggaggagaaagaggtagCAGGGGGTAAGTAGCCAAGGGTAGCTCAAACAATCCCCTCGATTCTGAAGGAGAATTAGGATTGAGGTGAAGAATGGgggaagacagggagagaaaggggCCAGGATCAGAGTCTGGGGACCCTTGCTTGTCACAAGAAGGAACTAGAGCTTCATTCTATAGGCAGCAAGGCACAGCTGAAGGCTTTTAAACAGTACAGTGGCATGTTTCAACCTAAATTTAAATAGTATTATGGAAGCTACATCCAAGGTAACAAGAGTGAAAGAAGGGATGGCCCCACTCATCTGATACCTGATGTGCAAATACATGCTGCCTTGAGTTCATCATTAATTATCTTATGGTAtgcactttctcttttccaaaagACTAAAAGTTCATTTAGCACaggatttaaatttttataagtgCTACTGTACCGAAGTCTTACAAAAAGATATATTCTCAATGAATACTTAATGTTTAACACCATGTCTTCCTTAACCTAAACCCATATGAATTGATCAGAGAAGAATGCTGTTCTTCATAGACTACAAAATTCCACAGGTTCTGTTATTGCCCTCCAACTCCCGTCTCTAAAGCTATTCTCTTACCCTTTGATCCCATCTGCATTTCCTTGTGAGTGAATCTGGCACTCCCTATGTGGGCCATCTTTAACTCTAGATTATTTTATCTGGTCCAAACTCATTCTGAGGCTTGGAGTCTTTCTATAGGATTCCTGCCAGGAGAGAGGTGAGCATGTAAATCAGGCAAGAATACCTCTAATAATAAATAGCTCATGACCACTACCTCCCCTGGAAATCAAGAGTATCattggagctggaggctattattttaagtgaaatatctcagaaacagaaagtcaaatattgcatattctcatttataagtgggagctaaataatgtgtgcaCATGAACACAGAATTcagaataatagacattggagacttggAAAGGTGAggtgggaaggggtgagggatgagaaattacctaatggGTATAATGCACACTATCTgtgtgatggttacactaaaagcccagactcaATCGCTacacaatatattcatgtaacaaaactgcacttgtacccctaaatctGTAAAAGTagatatgaaaagaaaagaaatgggaaaaacacagaaacagTAGGATATATGAGAGGCTGTTATTCCCTTAAAGACAGAGGGGAATCAGGGAATAGAGGAAGTTGATGAATTTAGAGTTGAAAACTCCAAGGAATAGAGCTGAATTTGGAATTGGAAAACTCAAAAAACTGCAGGAAGAGTTTGAAATCAACAGGAATTTCACCATACTGACTGGTAGAGAAGTGAGAATAGTGCAAAATGCCTGTTTGTTGTCTAACGAACAATCAGCCACACACTCAATTCTAAGTAAAAACCATAACCCTCATTCAACCCAGACTCTGAGATAGCATAGAGTCCTTAATTAAAACGAGCAATTCAAAGAATAttccaggaaaaaatattttaaaaaatatatacaaaactgtacattttaattcatctttaggtattagaaaaaaatttattctcatATTTTGAAATGTCTGCTAAACAAACATGTTATGTTTGTAAGCAGAAAACCAAAAAGTTaattcagtttgatttttttaatctgttaattCTCCTCAAGTCTCTTCAGTAATTACtccataataaaacattaaaatatacttaaaaggttttaaaagaaaacagtataATTTTAAGTATATCCCAGTTTTGTCAAGCCATGGGATAGCAGGAGGAAAACTTTCCACCATGAAAACATTAGTATGAGGGTGTCTCGCTTCTTCCTACTCTGTAACATATCAACTGAAGCTTGGGGAGCATGAATATCTACTGTTCCCCATCtccaaaagagaagagagaattaaaaaaataagtcagtATGCACCCAGAAGGATTagaaatcaacttttaaaaacatccaATGGAGAAAAGAGCAGCACTGGTATTCTAGAGAAATACTGCGGGACttcttgaaatgatttttaataaaagactTTTTGACTCTCTGGGTTAATTGAAAGTTGCTAGTGATTACAGGATAAACAGCTATAAAAACCAgccatttaacttttttaaagaatctgtGAACTAAGCTGTaaagaattttacaaaaataaacgtACCCGAAATATCGACCCTGTTCTCTAAAGACAGGACTGTGAGGAGGAGATGATCTGCTAAGATTTGCTGAAGACTTCAGAATGTTGGAATTTCCTACCTTCAGCTCCCTCCCTGCTTGAGCTCAACCTGAAGTAACGTAGAACATTGATTACAAATGTCACCCTTGTTACCCTCCACTCCTGAGCCATTTTCTCTTCCACCCTCCATCCCCTTTTCTAGCTCTCAGGCTATTCTGTCCTTTCATCGCAGTCCTTTCCCTCTATCACATGGGAGGGCAGGAAATTGCCACAAAGGGAGAGGCCCCTGAGAACCAATTACAGATTTACTGGAGAGCAGCCTGAAATGAGCAAGACATAGCAGGCCCCTAAGgaaattgtattttttcaaagGCGGTTTCCTGAACTGTTGGCTTGACCATAAACGGAGCAGAAACCAAAAGAGCCAAATGGAGCCCACCTTTCCATCCCCTTGGGGACAAATGCTCTCCATTTCACCAAACATCTAAAGCCCCAATTCCTAGTCTCCATAACTCACCAGAAAATTCTGATTTCTCTGCAACATCCCTAAATTCCCCATTACCAACAGTGGTCCTCCCAGGAGCCTGCCCTCAACTTTCATTCTCCAATCTACAGCCTCCAAATCGCCCTCTTACCATCCCAGGCAATTGTTTCAATAGGTACCACCCTTAGTAGGGGTGTTTTATATAGATCATCAAAATCTTGCCAATGCTGAGCCTGATTTAAGGAGAAGGAAGGTGGCGTGATGTTACAAAATGACGTTGAAATGGTTATGTAGCGTTTCAATATCCTTCCTGACCAAATTACTGCCCAACAACTTTGTCTGCCACTACTCCCTTTTTTGAAGCTTCCACAGAAATCAGGctgatatatttatttctcatccCTAGGAGTGTGTTGAAGGCACTTCTGTGTCATTTATCAAACTCAGACCCTAACTTCAGCTCCACTTTCTCCCTGACCAACCGAGAACACTTTTTCTCTGAACTACGTTGTCTACTATCTGTAGTTCACAGTAAATGCCACCCTATTTTTTCTTGGCAGCAGGAGGGGTTCTCTTAAtcgtttatttttttcatcaaacAGCAGCATATGCTAAAAGGTAAGTATATGTGTCTTGAAAAGAAAACTTTTGGAAAAATGTAGCATTTTTTAGTTAGCCtacattattatgatttttaattgacaaattaaaattgtatatatttatgatgtataacatgatgttttgacatatgtatacatcatgGAATGACAAAATCAAGCTAATTTACATGAaccattacctcacatacttatcatgtttttgtgatgagaacactcagatctactcttttagcaattttcacaTATACAATtcattaattatagtcaccctttcatataatagatctcttgaattaTCTCTCTTGTCTAACTGTAATTTTTGTAacctttgaccaatatcttctcaattttctccctttcttccagcccctggtaaccaccattctattctctgtttctgtgagtttgactttgTAGATTTCATGTAGAAGGGAGACCATGaggtatttgtccttctgtgcctgacttatttcagttaatataaggtcctccagattcatccatgttgttgcaaacaacagaatttccttcttctttaaggctgaatagtattccactatgcatatataccacattttctctatccattcatctgctgaggGATGCTTAGGTttattccacatcttggctattgtgaataatactacaATGAACATGAAAGTGTAGATCTCTCTtcttatttcctttgaatatatacacagacaagggattgctgggtcatacaacggttctatttttaattttttcagaatttttcagaAACCTCCACAGTGTATttaatgactgtactaatttacgcTTCCACCAAAAGTGTATGAGTTCTCCTTTTCCACATTTTCATCAACATTTATCTCTTATCTTTTCTGTAGTAGGcattctaacaagtgtgaggtgatatcttattgtgaatttaatttgtatttccctgatgactagtgatgttgagcattttttcttgtacctgtttgtcatttgtacgtcttcttttgagaaatgtctattcaggtgcttagctcattttaaaattgagttatttgtttccttgttattgatttgtttaagttccttatatagcTTGAATTTTAGCCACTTACATGtatcatttacaaatattttctctcaacctgtgggttgtcttttcactctattgtttcctttgctgcggagaaatgttttaatttgatgcaatcccatttgtttaCTTTTGGTTTTGCTGTCTGTGATTTGAGGATCATATACAAGAAATCTTGCCCATACCAACGTCATGGAacttttctcctatattttcttctaatagttttacagTTTGCAGTCATAtgtttaagtcattaatccattttgagttaattctcATATATTGAGTGTCataaggatccaatttcattcttctgcatgtggatattcagttttccaacatcatttattaaaaagactttTCTTTCACCGTTTcatgttctgtttatatgatcatatggttttatctttaattctgttaatgttatgtatcacatttattgatttgtgtgttgaaccatccttgcatctcagagctaaatctcacttgatcatggtgaaagATCCTTTTAGTATACTGTTAAATTTGGTTTGATAGAGAAACACAACTTCAGAGATAATTCAAGTTTAAGATGGGAAAGTCTGACTAATCTTAATTCTTACAGATATTTTAGCAAACTTTttgtcaaaatacattttatggaCTTTTTAAGGTCATCAGTTCAGACCACAGTCCCATGGATAAAGACAAGGATCTGTGGGGAGTAGATGTTTGTATTGTTAATCACCCTGGTGAGAGGTTAATCCTGGGGTATAAATGAAGTCTCCAAAAGTAGGTGATATATTagcatgaaaaatacatttctaccTTCCCTTGTGTCCTGGGGTCAATTTGGCCTAAACTGCAAGACGTGAAAAGATTATAAGTAGttccaaatgaaatgaaatataccCTTGGCCACATAAATTACCTAGTGGAATTCAAGTGTGTGTGGATCAGTATAACAGCATATAATTCTCTGCACTACATTTACTTTCCACTAAGTTAGAACTACAGTAAATTATTCTATAAGCTACAACTTGATATATGTTGTACTAGGAGAATTCTAAGAGGGCCTGTGGCCTTGCTTAGAAAAAGCAGGTACAGGGGACAGTGGTTGCTGTTCCCACAGCCAGGGTGGAGAAAGCAATGTCAACCACTGCAAAGgatgacaaaataaaaagagtCAGTCAGCTCTCACAGAGCAGCAGCTTGAAGGCACAGAAAAGACACAAGAGAGGAAGGACCAGAGGAGACATTCCTGAACACATCTTGCAAACTCTCAGAAGTGACTATGGGATGCTTCACGGGGGCTAACTTCAAGCTCAAGTTTGACAACCATTTATGTTGTTTGGCTTTGGTCACATATATATCCTATTTTGTATCAGTAATTCCAGTTGGAAAAGAAACCACACATTTCCATGAGTCTCCCATGTtactaaaatatttcataagCTCGAGCTCAGTGATGTTTTCTGATTATTTGTTCCTTAGACTCCAGCCTAGGCATCCAAGGCAATCTGAATCCATAGAAACTTTAATAACAGTACATCATGGACCTAACCCAAAATATTGTTCAATCTCTTATCTTTGAAAACTTCTTGAGgattaacaatatattttaatacaaaagagATAGTATTCAACCCAGCaggattttacaaaaacaaattatagcTCTTTGTGGTTTCTGTTAGAGATTTACATAGTCTTACCATTTAGATTTCTTCTTCACTAGACTACGAATTAGAAGTAAATATTATCCAGGGCAGATGGTGTAtcctattcatctttgtatcccaaGAATATTTTAGCTGTGTCATAAATGATTAGTGAATAAGTAGCAAtgcatgaatgcatgaatgaaaaaataaaaatggtcacTTGATTCATAATCCCTGgccttctaaaaatatattaacacaaTGTCCGGTTGAAAAGAAAGTTCCAAACATTCCACCAGTAGACATGACTAGCAATAGAGTTGACCTTCATTATTTGTGGATTCAGTATTTGCAAAGTCACCTGCTCCCTAACATCTATTTTTAACCCCTAGCTCAATACTCACAGCACCTTCGCAGTCGTTCATGGACAAGTGCATGAACACAGTGACAAAAAGTTTGAGACACACTGTATGCATCCCCACCTGATGCTGAGCAAGGAAACGCTCTGTCCTCTTGTTTCAGCTATTATactgtaaacaagtgtccttttcatGATTTCCTGATTTGCTGAATgccatatttttcacattttttgtttgttttttggtgatTTCATAATTCAAAATAGCCCCAAATGTAGCGCTGAAGTGCTGTCCCATGCTCCTGAGCACAAAAAGGTTGCAATGGATCTTACGGAGAAAATGCATTTGCTAGATAAGCTCTGTTCAGGCATGTGTTATAGGGCTGTTGGCTGTGGGTTCAACGTTAATGATCAacgatatatattatataagatgtgtttaaacagaaacacacttaCAATAAGGTTATTTATTGATCAGGTGACAAAAATGTGACCAAAAACTCATAGGAATCTAACCCTGCATCTCCCCTAAAGCAaggaattatttaatatttgctcCTACAGGGTTCAAGGCAACTTTATAGAATGCAACTGCAGTGAATAATAAGAATCAGCTGTGTctgcattttaaagatgagaaatatGAGTCTCATTAAAATGAAGTGAATTGTACAAAGTTATAGAATAGGTTAGTCATAGAGCCAGCATTAAAACCCTGGCCTAGTTCAGTGCTCTGTCAGCTGTATCTTCAGTTCTGAAAATGcaataagaaaagataaaatacgGAATTCAGTCGGCCAGTGGCCCGCAATCCTCTTCTCTCGGTTCCTCTTTCCTCGCTCAAGATGGCGCTGCTCGCGAAGCGTTCTTGGCGTTGGGCGGCCGCAGCGGCTGCTTTCGAAAAGCGccagcacaatgagataccatctcacaccagctagaatgccgatcattaaaaagtcaggaaacgacaggtgctggagaggatg is a genomic window of Homo sapiens chromosome 6 genomic scaffold, GRCh38.p14 alternate locus group ALT_REF_LOCI_4 HSCHR6_MHC_MANN_CTG1 containing:
- the OR11A1 gene encoding olfactory receptor 11A1, which codes for MEIVSTGNETITEFVLLGFYDIPELHFLFFIVFTAVYVFIIIGNMLIIVAVVSSQRLHKPMYIFLANLSFLDILYTSAVMPKMLEGFLQEATISVAGCLLQFFIFGSLATAECLLLAVMAYDRYLAICYPLHYPLLMGPRRYMGLVVTTWLSGFVVDGLVVALVAQLRFCGPNHIDQFYCDFMLFVGLACSDPRVAQVTTLILSVFCLTIPFGLILTSYARIVVAVLRVPAGASRRRAFSTCSSHLAVVTTFYGTLMIFYVAPSAVHSQLLSKVFSLLYTVVTPLFNPVIYTMRNKEVHQALRKILCIKQTETLD